One genomic segment of Melitaea cinxia chromosome 19, ilMelCinx1.1, whole genome shotgun sequence includes these proteins:
- the LOC123662867 gene encoding uncharacterized protein LOC123662867 → MTSDRVICSLVILLSLVYRSTCISCYYCNSANNTACLDVNMYEDEIRSRLIPIVQCETAIPSSIAPSFFCRKIVQTIFHSHRESEVRVTRGCGWVQDERDCYRDDNSDHLGTVCQCFNDLCNSGDSVDPAGMTLIFIVFAMVLQFLR, encoded by the exons ATGACTTCTGACAGAGTTATATGCTCACTGGTGATATTATTATCATTGGTATACAGAT CGACATGCATCAGCTGCTACTATTGCAACAGCGCGAACAACACTGCCTGTTTGGACGTCAACATGTACGAGGATGAGATCCGGTCGAGACTCATACCGATTGTTCAGTGCGAAACCGCGATACCCAGTTCGATCGCGCCGAGCTTCTTTTGCAGGAAAATCGTTCAAACCA tTTTCCATTCCCACCGAGAATCGGAAGTCCGGGTAACGCGTGGTTGCGGGTGGGTTCAAGATGAAAGGGATTGCTATCGCGACGACAACAGCGACCACCTGGGCACAGTCTGTCAATGTTTCAATGACCTCTGCAACAGTGGTGACAGCGTTGACCCCGCTGGCATGACTTTGATATTCATCGTCTTCGCCATGGTTTTACAATTCTTGCGTTAA